The DNA sequence TGTTGCTCAGATCATACTCATTGTCATAAAAAAATGGTTGATGGTTTTATATCCAAACATTATTCATGTAACTTTTTTGTTTGTTGCAGCATCTGAATGGGACAAATTCATAAATAATTAATAGACGCTTAATTAGTTGGACAAAGAAGTTGGAAAAGTTACCAATTAATCCATATTATCTTATCTGATGatctaatttatttgaaattacgAAATGTTTTCTTCGAAAGAAAAATGTTCAATATATAACTGAGCTTAGATCTTAGAGCAAAAGCAATAACTAATAATATGATTGATGAAAAAATCTGGAGGTGACTTGtaccttctttatttttcttcagaTAAATTGTATAATTCCAATTTTAGATATGCTTAAAATATTCTTTTGTTTCTTAATGTTTAGGGcgaatattattttagtttataacgttttaatcgtcctatttttatctcaaaaaatttaaaataatattaatattatccaCCATCAAATTACTCACTAACCCTTAACGAAATTAATATATCATTACTAATGATTTCGTTAAAGCTATATTTCCGCAACTCCCTTCTCCATCTTCACTTTCTCAACAAATTCAAACCTCATTCTCCTATTCTCTTTTACATTATTAATTCTCTAGGAGGAgtttaaagagaaagaaaaaggaagtagGAGAATGAAATTTAAACTTGTTGAGAgagtgaaaataaaagaagagattGAACAAACTTAATTTTAACAAAAGTATTATTAAAAGTACATCAATTTCGTCAATTGTTAGTAAAAAATTTGACCGTAAAATAACATTgatgatattttaaatattttggaataaaaatagaacgattaaaacattaaaaactaaaacaatactttactcttttagaTACGATAAAATCACGTAGCCTACACATTTACATACATATTTAAGGGCTCTATCAACTATTTGGCTATTACCAagattcaaatataaataatacatATTAAGAGACATCATATATTGTCACTCAACCAAAGCTCCGGTTGCATTTTGTTAGTGTCTCAAGTGTCTTTGCAAAATAAACAGTGTGTTTGTTTATATACATGGGACATTAAGATAGAGATATAGAGacacaaaattatatttaatatatgagaTATGTATAGAGATATTATATTTAAAGACactaatttaatgtattttgtatTATCATAACAAAAATGACACAAAAATACTAACAAAcaatataacttatttttttattttttattattcttgttaattattcatgattatattttttgttattatatttttattttcagattttttgaatgaaaaaaaaattaaacttttataatttattctaatttatcaccaaataaaatataaaaatactaatttttatctCTATATTTTTGATATCTTGTTCTTAATGTGTTGTGCTTTTTATTCTCGTACCCAAATAGCTTGTGTCTTACTAGTTCATATGCACCAAGTCCAAATCTGGCCCAATAAAATGGGCTTCCATACAAAAATAATGTTCATCCCAAAGATCAAACGAAAGGAGGCTTTACAATTGCACTTAgaccaaatgaaaaaaaaaaaatttcttgaatGTTGATTTCACATTGCACTGAAATATCgttaaagaaaaatgaagaagaaatatCATTGTGATTTGCATTTTGCGGTGGAAATGCTTAACCCAGAAGAAACAATTGTGGTCCATGATGACCAAAAATAAAAACTCCAAAAGATCCTTTGACTATCATCAGTGCTATGTATTTTTAAGAttcgttatatatatattataaaaaagataGTTTTATTGGTgtgttctattttatattttaattttttatattttttaattttataaaataaagaataatattatacattcaactctttttatgagtcaaatccaACCAAATTTAATAAAAGGTGaattatatagtaaaaatgtaagtttatagatttttttatggggtgaaaaaaaattgaaaaagctaGGACCCACATTTTgaacaacaataaaataaatttatattctcTCTATACAACTTTAATTTGTATAGTAGAGTGTcctttaataaaattatgaaagaataaaaaaataaaatttttttattgtatatttttgttgTTGTATATTATGGAAAAACAATACAACCTACTTATATTAATTActaaattgattttaaattttaaaataagataaaacaaccaaaatttttagatttctaaaaaaataagtataactaactttaaaaaaataaacataacaaattttatttttagaagaaaaagataagataataaataaaaataaaataaaaatttaataaaattaaacaataagacTTAAAATAATGTTAGCCAtaactgatttttttatattagaacaacttaattaaacttaaatgcataacattattaaaaaataaaatgttattatttttattttttattttaaaaattttttaaaataaaaaatattaaaatttaaaataaaaaataaaaacataaatcaaCCACATCAAAATTGTCAActtattttatcttaattattaatatattttcgttTTATTTTCAAGAAACCAAATGAATTATTCCCTTAACTAAGGAGTTTAAGTAAGTGTCTAATACATTATTgataataatcaattttttttgtaaatattaattTCCAACAAGTCATTAATTATATTTTCAGAATTGTATAAGAAATCaaactctcttttttttctattttttttcttaactaTAATCTAtagacattaaatattaaatattaaataatggaTAAAAGGCAAAATTCCGTATGGATTTGACCTTTTTAAGAAGGGAAaggagaaataagaagaagaagtaggTTTGACCAAAAGCTTCAAACTAGTAATAAATGACGGCGTGCGCGGTTTCCACCTCACCCCAACTTAAATTTAACACGTGTCGTTTTCCACCGTCCGTAACTATAACTGTAAACCTCCCTCTTCCCCTTCACCCTTGTCTAGTTATCttaatttattttgcttttttttttcaaaaacctaaCCTATTCaaacccaaaagaaaaaaaaaatcgagaAAAATATTAGGTATTGCTTGATTGATTCGAATAGCTTACTTTTCAATTTCTTGATTATGATTATTATCCGCAGATTTAGATTCGTTTCCTTAAGCTGAAAATTTTCCAGGTTTCGATTTTCCTGCAGGATCGTAATCGCGATCGAAGAAGATGTTGGAGCAGTTGTTGATATTTACGAGGGGAGGCTTGATCCTGTGGACATGCAGGGAGCTCGGTAACGCCCTCAAGGGTTCTCCGATCGACACCTTGATTCGATCTTGTTTGTTGGAGGAGCGATCCGGTGACGCCAGCTACAACTACGATGCACCTGGAGCTTCTTACTCCCTCAAGTGGACTTTCCACAACGATCTAGGGCTTGTTTTTGTTGCGGTCTACCAGCGGATTCTCCACCTTCTTTATGTCGACGATCTTCTCGCCGCCGTCAAGCGCGAATTCTCGCAGATCTACGACGAGAAGAGGACGGAGTACCGAGATTTTGACGAGATTTTCCGCCAGCTGAAGGCGGAGGCTGAGGCACGAGCTGAGGATCTCAAGAAGGCGAATCCTGTTGGGAGGACCGTCGCCGGTGGCGGTGGGAATAGCAACAGCAAGAAGCAGGGGTTAGGGCACAAGGTTGGATccgaaggtggtggtggtggtaagaaGAAGAGCAGTGGTGGTGATGGAGATGGTGATGGTGATAGGAAGAAAGGGGGTAGATTGGAGAATGGACACACTAATGATAATTTTGTTGTAGTTAAAGAGACTAACTTGAAAGGTAGTAGTGTGAATGGTAAGGAGAATGAGAGCTCCAATCTTGGGGCTTTTGATGTAAATAGGCTTCAGAAGCTTAGGTCCAAAGGTGGGAATGGGAAGAAGGGTGGTGATGGTGCTGTTTCTGCCAAGGGTCCTTCCAAGGCGGAGCCTCCAAAGAAGGCAGTGAAGAAGAATAGGGTTTGGGATGATTCGACCCCTGAGACCAAACTGGATTTTACAGATCATGGGGTTGATGATGGTGGGGATAGGAAAGTTGATTTTCTGGCTAAAGAGCAAGGGGAGAGTATGATGGATAAGGATGAAGTTGTTAGCAGCGATAGCGAGGATGACGAGGAGGAGGATGGTGATGACACTGGGAAGAACAGTAAGCCTGATGCTAAGAAGAAGGGCTGGTTTTCCTCTATGTTCCAGAGGTAAGATTGTTCAACTATTGAACTTGATCTTTGTATTGTGGCGGAATTTTGCTTGCTCTGTTTAGATTTGTATTAAGTTGTTTGAATATGTTGCTAGAATGAGATGTAGTGTACCTTATGGGGTTGCATGGATGCTTTGCCGTATGAATTCCTGAAAATTGATATTTAGATATACATTCGTTATTTAACTTTGTATGTGAAGATTTTGTACGTTGTCTTATCAGGAACTCATTTTATAAGTGTTACATAGGAGTAAATTGCATAGctatagagagaagagaaggaaaattTAGAATGACAGAGAGAAATTTAATATGAAATGATGAGATCCATATCCATATCCATACTTAGTTCACTAGGAGAGGCTTGGGTGGGAACTTCGAGCAGCAAAGTTAGTTGATTGTGTGTTTAAAGTTGTGAGCATGATGTTTTTTGTTTTAGGTTCACTTTTTTTTAAGCGTAAGTTGCATAAATTTTTGTTGGTATAATTTGCGGTAATTGAGAATGACTAATTACATATTGCTGCACTTCCTTGTTCTCAGTATTGCTGGGAAAGCAAATTTGGAGAAGTCAGACTTGGAACCAGCTTTGAAAGCTCTGAAGGATAGGCTGATGACCAAGAATGTGGTATGCATCTGTTATGGACCCTGTTTTTGTTTCCTCTTGCATATCTAATAAGTGGTTTATATTAAGCTACTTTTGCTCTATGAAATTGGCTAATTTTTTTCAACACTGCCATCACTTTTAGGCTGAGGAAATAGCGGAGAAACTATGTGAATCAGTGGCAGCAAGTCTTGAAGGAAAGAAGCTAGCTTCATTTACAAGGATATCTTCAACAGTGCATGTATGATCCAGTTCTCTCCCTTAATTctgacctttttctttttttgaattattataaGGATACCTTAGGGTATGTATGATCCTGTCTCTCCCTTAATTCTCACTGTAGACATAATACATGATAGAGCGCATTGGCGTTATTTAATCTATGTAGCCGACCCGACCTAGTGGGATAAggcagttgttgttgttgtattataGTGAATG is a window from the Arachis hypogaea cultivar Tifrunner chromosome 1, arahy.Tifrunner.gnm2.J5K5, whole genome shotgun sequence genome containing:
- the LOC112700124 gene encoding uncharacterized protein, producing the protein MLEQLLIFTRGGLILWTCRELGNALKGSPIDTLIRSCLLEERSGDASYNYDAPGASYSLKWTFHNDLGLVFVAVYQRILHLLYVDDLLAAVKREFSQIYDEKRTEYRDFDEIFRQLKAEAEARAEDLKKANPVGRTVAGGGGNSNSKKQGLGHKVGSEGGGGGKKKSSGGDGDGDGDRKKGGRLENGHTNDNFVVVKETNLKGSSVNGKENESSNLGAFDVNRLQKLRSKGGNGKKGGDGAVSAKGPSKAEPPKKAVKKNRVWDDSTPETKLDFTDHGVDDGGDRKVDFLAKEQGESMMDKDEVVSSDSEDDEEEDGDDTGKNSKPDAKKKGWFSSMFQSIAGKANLEKSDLEPALKALKDRLMTKNVAEEIAEKLCESVAASLEGKKLASFTRISSTVHAAMEEALVRILTPRRSIDILRDVHAAKEQRKPYVVVFVGVNGVGKSTNLAKVAYWLQQHNISVMMAACDTFRSGAVEQLRTHARRLEIPIFEKGYEKDPAVVAKEAIQEASRNGSDVVLVDTAGRMQDNEPLMRALSKLIYLNNPDLVLFVGEALVGNDAVDQLSKFNQKLADLSTSSTPRLIDGILLTKFDTIDDKVGAALSMVYISGAPVMFVGCGQSYTDLKKLNVKSIVKTLLK